A stretch of the Jeotgalibacillus haloalkalitolerans genome encodes the following:
- a CDS encoding zinc ribbon domain-containing protein, producing MNCVNCGHEQSTGKFCGNCGTEIIKEGFTAQSQHAASAPPPLQEQVQQQHQAAAVSSTPNPTIEKAKATSISYWNYFKQYIKSPSKSLQTGEGEFKNGLISIILFSILFGSMPYLMYQATFGGFGGYGPSFFGVFFQSLMFTAAIVFLVITCLFLSNKLFGRQDSYKSVTAIFGAHILLPIIFLAAAVLTTLMSMYTLSVILIVLSVSIVIGSVPLHIISSLMTMKSKTADPLYGFLAYIVLVSIVFAVFSLSIAESSFWDLMSMGLF from the coding sequence ATGAATTGTGTTAATTGCGGTCATGAACAATCAACAGGAAAATTTTGCGGAAATTGTGGGACAGAGATAATAAAGGAGGGCTTTACAGCGCAAAGTCAGCACGCGGCATCAGCACCCCCACCCTTGCAGGAGCAGGTACAGCAACAGCATCAGGCTGCTGCAGTCAGCAGTACACCTAATCCAACGATTGAAAAAGCGAAAGCGACCTCAATAAGCTACTGGAATTATTTCAAACAATACATAAAAAGCCCTTCGAAGTCATTACAGACCGGAGAAGGAGAATTTAAAAACGGTTTAATTTCAATTATACTTTTTTCTATTTTATTCGGATCTATGCCATACCTTATGTATCAGGCAACATTTGGAGGATTTGGTGGCTATGGACCATCATTTTTCGGCGTATTTTTTCAAAGTCTCATGTTTACAGCTGCAATCGTATTTCTCGTGATCACGTGTTTATTCTTATCTAATAAACTATTTGGACGACAAGATTCATATAAATCAGTTACTGCTATATTTGGTGCGCATATATTGCTTCCAATCATTTTCCTTGCAGCAGCAGTGCTTACAACGTTAATGAGTATGTACACTTTATCAGTTATTTTGATCGTTCTGTCGGTCAGTATCGTAATCGGTTCTGTTCCCCTTCATATCATCAGTTCATTAATGACGATGAAATCAAAAACAGCAGATCCATTATATGGTTTTCTGGCATATATCGTTCTGGTTTCTATTGTTTTCGCTGTGTTTAGTCTGTCAATTGCTGAATCTTCATTCTGGGACCTGATGAGTATGGGTTTATTTTAA
- a CDS encoding zinc ribbon domain-containing protein, translating into MQKFCQECGAEAAADQKFCLSCGRPLHQEEQVIQPAPPPPAPKRKRTKKEKTIIASSLTILILLIGGIYGTSLYFSADQTAERFSQAFKEGDAATIQKLVLHEDGSNISEFEAEALLALDRDIVLRSLSVTSDTQLFTLTEQKPLLGIIKKYAVTGINQYIELPLPDESVQAEVKLNDKALSTPAEGGNLTAGPLTPGIYTMTTEFSNEFGKMSDEQELELVDLTRDVQTLGSRVEFADVSFNLQKGSPAQTKLNIDGNEITFNDNGRTDTIGPIPIGSSLKAKATSTFPWGAFSSEETEILAGENSIEVPVLSEEQSDQLLDEYLQYSEDLLKAMATFDSDHFTNVSPDHQKELNEQITSLKENQFIYSGLLAVAVIYPEEAKAVGEPDSLMLSMPAAMMTQSSYDDISLDPVNYTCDLVLEYSNDSFKIHGCDLERSDAWHLPPTSYETAGSETYYETVVETNTVTAESSTDLNFHDGLEEEVEAFMRNYNSLSVKAINEQDFSIIAPYTTGSRASEQRDYIDYLASEGITEEHDHTNLISIDVVSEDRAIVLTEEWFYIFAPEGEPRYTGFHTESMVILEDGQFMIEELLHTDPITID; encoded by the coding sequence ATGCAAAAATTTTGTCAGGAATGCGGAGCTGAAGCAGCTGCCGATCAAAAATTCTGTCTGTCCTGCGGCAGGCCGCTTCACCAGGAGGAGCAAGTCATTCAGCCTGCTCCACCTCCTCCTGCTCCCAAAAGGAAACGGACGAAAAAAGAAAAGACGATCATCGCATCATCCCTTACCATATTGATCCTTTTAATCGGAGGCATTTACGGAACAAGCCTCTATTTTTCAGCAGATCAAACAGCTGAAAGGTTTTCGCAGGCATTTAAAGAAGGTGATGCGGCTACGATTCAAAAGCTTGTTCTGCATGAAGATGGCAGCAACATCAGTGAATTCGAGGCAGAAGCACTCCTTGCACTTGATAGAGATATTGTTCTCAGATCACTCAGCGTCACGTCTGACACACAGCTGTTTACTTTAACCGAACAAAAACCGCTTTTAGGTATCATTAAAAAGTATGCTGTAACCGGAATTAACCAATATATCGAGCTCCCACTACCTGATGAATCTGTTCAGGCTGAGGTGAAGCTGAATGACAAAGCACTTTCCACACCGGCTGAGGGCGGCAATTTGACTGCAGGACCCCTTACACCAGGCATCTATACTATGACGACAGAATTTTCAAATGAGTTTGGTAAAATGTCTGACGAACAGGAGCTTGAGCTTGTAGATCTGACCAGAGATGTTCAGACACTTGGATCTAGAGTAGAGTTTGCGGACGTGTCATTTAACCTTCAAAAGGGATCACCTGCTCAAACTAAGCTCAATATTGATGGAAATGAAATTACCTTTAATGATAACGGCAGAACAGATACAATCGGCCCGATTCCAATTGGCAGCAGTTTGAAGGCAAAAGCCACTTCAACCTTCCCCTGGGGTGCATTTTCATCAGAAGAAACAGAAATTCTTGCTGGTGAAAACAGCATTGAAGTTCCCGTACTTTCAGAGGAACAGTCGGATCAGCTGCTTGATGAATACCTGCAATACAGTGAAGATCTGTTAAAAGCAATGGCAACTTTTGACTCCGATCATTTTACAAATGTCTCTCCGGATCATCAGAAGGAGTTAAATGAGCAGATCACTTCTTTAAAAGAAAATCAATTTATTTACAGCGGGCTTCTGGCAGTTGCAGTCATTTACCCGGAAGAGGCAAAAGCGGTCGGGGAACCTGACAGCCTGATGCTGAGTATGCCGGCAGCAATGATGACGCAGTCAAGTTATGACGATATCAGCCTGGATCCGGTTAACTACACCTGTGACCTGGTACTTGAATATAGCAACGACAGCTTTAAAATTCATGGCTGCGATCTAGAGAGAAGCGATGCCTGGCATCTCCCTCCTACTTCATATGAAACGGCCGGATCAGAAACATATTATGAAACAGTTGTTGAGACAAATACAGTCACTGCAGAGTCTTCAACTGATCTGAACTTTCATGACGGGCTGGAGGAGGAAGTTGAAGCATTTATGAGGAACTACAACAGCCTTTCTGTCAAAGCCATCAATGAACAGGATTTTTCAATCATTGCACCATACACGACCGGCTCGCGTGCCAGCGAGCAGAGAGATTATATTGATTATCTGGCTTCTGAAGGCATTACCGAAGAACATGATCATACAAACCTGATCAGCATCGATGTTGTATCAGAAGACAGGGCGATCGTCTTGACAGAAGAATGGTTCTACATTTTCGCACCTGAAGGAGAACCGCGATATACCGGTTTCCACACAGAATCCATGGTCATCCTTGAAGATGGTCAGTTTATGATTGAAGAACTGCTGCATACTGATCCCATCACAATTGACTAG